A section of the Clostridium felsineum DSM 794 genome encodes:
- a CDS encoding VOC family protein: MAIQAYVNFNGNCREAVEFYAKVFRTDKPKIMLYGDMPQREGFKLDDKTKSLILNAELEVKGSKIMFSDITQGMELVVGNNITLVVTINNIEETKSIFNKLKEEGTVVMELQETFWSKSYGYVIDKFGIGWQISYEDK; the protein is encoded by the coding sequence ATGGCTATACAAGCGTATGTAAATTTTAATGGTAATTGTCGTGAAGCTGTTGAATTTTATGCAAAGGTTTTTAGAACAGATAAGCCTAAAATTATGCTTTACGGTGATATGCCACAAAGAGAAGGCTTTAAACTTGATGATAAAACAAAAAGCCTAATACTTAATGCAGAACTTGAGGTAAAGGGTAGTAAAATTATGTTTTCTGATATTACGCAAGGTATGGAGCTAGTTGTTGGAAATAATATAACTCTTGTGGTTACAATTAATAACATAGAAGAGACTAAATCAATTTTTAATAAACTTAAAGAAGAAGGTACTGTAGTAATGGAACTCCAAGAAACCTTTTGGAGTAAAAGCTACGGATATGTAATAGATAAGTTTGGAATAGGTTGGCAAATCAGTTATGAAGATAAATAA
- a CDS encoding DUF956 family protein, with translation MVQSLNTKVDLVMDATAFTGFSDYGKIMIGDKGFEFYNSRDSHKFIQIPWEEVDYVIASVLFKGKWIPRYAIKTKKNGTYTFSSKEAKKVLRAVRKYVDPSRMVQSLSFFDVIKRAVKSKFKKS, from the coding sequence ATGGTTCAATCGCTCAATACAAAAGTGGATTTAGTAATGGATGCAACAGCTTTTACGGGTTTTTCAGATTATGGGAAAATTATGATCGGTGACAAAGGTTTTGAATTTTATAATTCTCGTGATTCTCATAAATTTATTCAAATTCCTTGGGAAGAGGTTGACTATGTTATTGCATCTGTACTTTTTAAAGGAAAGTGGATTCCACGATATGCAATTAAAACGAAGAAAAATGGTACCTATACGTTTTCTTCTAAAGAAGCTAAAAAAGTACTTCGTGCTGTTAGAAAATATGTTGATCCAAGTCGTATGGTTCAATCGTTAAGTTTTTTTGACGTTATAAAAAGAGCAGTAAAATCCAAATTTAAAAAGAGCTAA
- a CDS encoding VOC family protein: MKINNGSEKVRKDYTQKIVPHLWFNNEAEEAANFYVSIFKNSKILNISYYGEAGAEVSSMSKGNVMTVQYEIEGQKFIALNGGPVFNFTPAISFFVNCDNQDEIDELWNKLSDGGEEVQCGWLKDKYGISWQIVPTELERILERCNSEDSEKVMKELFKMKKIDVKKLKQVYLR, from the coding sequence ATGAAGATAAATAATGGTAGTGAAAAGGTAAGGAAAGACTATACTCAAAAGATAGTTCCTCATTTATGGTTTAATAATGAGGCAGAAGAAGCAGCGAATTTTTATGTGTCAATTTTTAAGAATTCAAAGATATTAAATATAAGTTATTATGGTGAAGCAGGAGCAGAGGTTTCTAGTATGTCAAAAGGTAATGTTATGACAGTACAGTATGAAATTGAAGGGCAAAAATTTATTGCTTTGAATGGAGGTCCAGTATTTAATTTTACACCAGCAATATCGTTTTTTGTTAACTGTGATAATCAAGATGAGATAGATGAGTTATGGAATAAGCTTTCAGATGGTGGAGAAGAAGTACAATGTGGGTGGCTTAAGGATAAGTATGGTATATCATGGCAGATAGTTCCTACTGAACTTGAGAGGATATTAGAAAGGTGCAATAGTGAGGATAGTGAGAAAGTTATGAAGGAATTATTCAAAATGAAAAAAATAGATGTAAAAAAGTTAAAGCAAGTATATTTAAGGTAA
- a CDS encoding PTS system mannose/fructose/sorbose family transporter subunit IID has protein sequence MSQELKLTKKDRISVWFRSFFLQGSWNYERMQNGGWAFALIPAIKKLYKTKEERAAALERHLEFFNTHPYVASPIIGVTLALEEERANGAPIDDVTVQGVKIGMMGPLAGIGDPVFWFTVKPILGALAASLAMSGNILGPFIYFFAWNIIRMSFMWYTQEFGYKAGSRITDDLSGGLLQDITKGASILGMFILGSLVNRWVSVKFTPIVSSVKLSDGAFIDWSKLPAGAKGIQQALTQQAGGMSLTDHKITTLQNNLDSLIPGLAGLVVTLICMWLLKKKVSPIIIILGLFVLGIVFHLIGLM, from the coding sequence ATGTCACAAGAATTAAAATTAACAAAAAAAGATCGTATTTCTGTTTGGTTTCGTTCATTTTTCCTTCAAGGTTCTTGGAATTATGAAAGAATGCAAAATGGTGGTTGGGCATTTGCTTTGATTCCCGCAATCAAAAAATTGTATAAGACTAAAGAAGAACGTGCAGCTGCATTGGAACGTCATCTGGAGTTCTTTAATACTCATCCATATGTAGCTTCACCAATCATAGGTGTAACTTTAGCCTTAGAAGAAGAACGTGCAAATGGTGCACCAATCGATGATGTAACTGTTCAGGGTGTTAAGATTGGTATGATGGGACCTTTAGCTGGTATCGGAGATCCAGTTTTCTGGTTTACTGTTAAACCAATTCTAGGAGCATTAGCTGCGTCTCTTGCTATGAGTGGTAATATACTTGGACCATTTATATATTTCTTTGCTTGGAATATTATTCGTATGTCATTTATGTGGTATACACAAGAGTTTGGATATAAAGCAGGTTCTCGTATTACTGATGATTTATCAGGTGGTTTATTACAAGATATTACAAAGGGAGCATCCATCCTTGGTATGTTCATATTGGGATCATTAGTTAATAGATGGGTATCTGTTAAATTTACACCGATAGTATCATCTGTTAAACTAAGTGATGGTGCGTTTATTGATTGGAGCAAGCTTCCTGCTGGAGCGAAGGGTATTCAACAAGCGTTGACACAACAGGCAGGCGGAATGTCATTAACTGATCATAAGATTACAACGCTTCAAAATAACTTGGATTCATTGATTCCTGGACTGGCAGGATTAGTAGTAACACTTATTTGTATGTGGCTGCTTAAGAAGAAAGTATCACCAATTATAATTATTCTTGGATTATTCGTACTTGGTATTGTTTTCCACTTAATCGGTCTAATGTAG